A stretch of Brassica rapa cultivar Chiifu-401-42 chromosome A08, CAAS_Brap_v3.01, whole genome shotgun sequence DNA encodes these proteins:
- the LOC103833814 gene encoding F-box/kelch-repeat protein SKIP25 has translation MATVAAVTPPAKRRRTDGGKEIAIIEGLPDHVSEICLSLVCSPSLLAAVCTRWRRLVYSPEFPPFPSLYALFVDSNSDPARVNPAIRFMCFDPVSSKWDPLPPPPPDPPLHRILYRHPSYISFNFPIQCVSAAGKLVLIAASNREFSPAMSHPLIFDPVSSTWTSGPPLESPRRWCATGACGGVVYVASGLGSQFSPIVARSIEKLDLTDHDRSNWQKLREMRDSRFSREAIDAVGWRRKLLMVNVKGGAIKEGAIYDVVSDDWEAMPEEMAAGWRGPVAAMEEETLYSVDERNGTVRIYNEEEREWREVTVVEGGEQMLKGAQQVTAFAGKLCVVNVDGSIVVVDVMAEPAKIWTVENPEGLEPVSVHVLPRMSRPDII, from the coding sequence ATGGCTACCGTCGCGGCGGTAACACCGCCGGCGAAGCGAAGAAGAACCGACGGCGGAAAAGAAATCGCCATAATCGAAGGACTTCCCGACCACGTATCAGAGATATGCCTTTCCCTCGTCTGCAGCCCGTCATTACTCGCCGCCGTTTGTACACGGTGGCGCCGCCTCGTATACTCCCCCGAGTTTCCACCGTTCCCGTCTCTCTACGCGCTTTTCGTGGATTCGAACTCGGATCCAGCTCGGGTCAACCCAGCTATCCGGTTCATGTGTTTCGACCCGGTTTCTTCTAAATGGGATCcgcttcctcctcctccacccgACCCACCTCTTCACCGGATTCTCTACCGTCATCCGTCGTATATTTCATTTAACTTTCCGATTCAGTGCGTTTCCGCCGCCGGAAAACTCGTTCTCATCGCCGCGAGTAACCGGGAATTCTCTCCGGCGATGTCCCACCCTCTAATTTTCGATCCAGTCTCTTCTACTTGGACCTCCGGGCCTCCATTAGAATCCCCGAGACGGTGGTGCGCAACCGGAGCTTGCGGCGGAGTCGTATACGTTGCTAGTGGTTTGGGTTCGCAGTTCTCCCCAATCGTCGCGAGATCGATAGAGAAACTTGATCTCACGGATCATGATCGGAGTAACTGGCAGAAGCTAAGAGAGATGAGAGACTCACGGTTTAGCCGTGAAGCCATTGACGCGGTTGGATGGAGAAGGAAGCTTTTAATGGTGAATGTTAAAGGGGGTGCGATTAAAGAAGGAGCTATATACGACGTCGTTAGCGACGATTGGGAAGCGATGCCGGAGGAAATGGCGGCGGGATGGAGAGGCCCGGTGGCGGCTATGGAGGAGGAGACGCTTTATTCAGTTGATGAGAGGAATGGAACAGTGAGAATATACAAtgaggaggagagagagtggAGGGAAGTAACGGTGGTGGAAGGTGGAGAACAGATGCTTAAAGGAGCTCAGCAAGTTACGGCGTTCGCCGGCAAACTCTGTGTTGTTAACGTTGACGGAAGTATTGTTGTGGTGGATGTTATGGCGGAGCCGGCAAAGATTTGGACCGTGGAGAACCCCGAAGGGCTTGAACCGGTTTCGGTTCATGTATTGCCAAGAATGAGCCGACCGGATATCATCTGA